The Narcine bancroftii isolate sNarBan1 chromosome 6, sNarBan1.hap1, whole genome shotgun sequence genome window below encodes:
- the LOC138735739 gene encoding disks large-associated protein 4-like isoform X4: MLKRNYSESTVSSCITTYKKTPPPVPPRTTSKPFISVTVQSSTESAQDTYLDNLDHKSDINSQSGLSNSSDSLDSARALNSTKTASVSAPVREKAESQHRNATVTTEKGSLISEDPKLETPPKRKLSSIGIQVDCSPNSIKEQDSQLINKFQSIGIQVEDEWHLSRSSSMTSKQETDSDAQECCNFTAGSKDKGNQFTDSTQHHNISNSEPPARQHAKGSQTKNKAFAYDNLDPALDPSSLPPPEPWLESANNLPVEPVHAASCRRDGYWFLKLLQAEKERMEGWCHQMEKETKENNLSEEVLGKIRSAVGSAQLLMSQKLKQFHGLCEQNLNQNANPRPTAQDLAGFWDMLQLSIEDISLKFDELYHLKANDWQLVEMPEKKEEKKLPPPVPKKPAKTKTPLNREKLTDSADKQRQEARKRLMAAKRAASVRQNSATESADSIEIYVPEAQTRL; the protein is encoded by the exons ATGCTGAAGAGGAACTATTCTGAGTCTACGG TGTCATCGTGTATAACCACTTATAAGAAGACTCCTCCACCAGTTCCACCGCGAACCACATCTAAACCATTTATTTCAGTTACAGTCCAGAGCAGTACAGAATCGGCACAAGACACATACCTTGACAATCTGGATCACAAGAGTGACATCAACAGTCAGTCTGGTCTCAGCAATTCTTCGGACAGCTTGGATAGTGCCAGAGCTCTGAACAGTACTAAAACAGCAAGTGTCAGTGCTCCAGTTCGTGAAAAAGCAGAGAGCCAACATCGAAATGCCACAGTGACAACTGAGAAGGGATCACTCATCAGTGAGGATCCAAAGTTGGAAACTCCCCCAAAGAGAAAGCTTTCTTCCATAGGAATACAG gTTGACTGTTCCCCAAACTCAATTAAGGAACAAGATTCTCAACTGATCAACAAGTTTCAGTCCATTGGAATACAAGTGGAAGACGAGTGGCA TTTAAGCCGCTCCAGCAGCATGACGTCAAAACAAGAAACTGACTCTGATGCACAGGAATGTTGTAATTTTACTGCTGGATCCAAGGACAAAGGCAATCAATTTACTGATTCAACCCAGCACCATAACATCTCAAACTCTGAACCTCCTGCAAGGCAGCATGCAAAGGGATCCCAGACAAAAAACAAAGCTTTTGCTTACGATAACTTAGACCCAGCCCTAGATCCATCCTCTTTACCACCACCAGAACCATGGTTAGAATCTGCTAACAATCTTCCTGTCGAACCAGTGCACGCTGCTTCGTGTCGTCGGGATGGCTACTGGTTCTTGAAACTATTGCAAGCCGAGAAAGAAAGAATGGAGGGATGGTGTCATCAAATGGAGAAAGAAACCAAAGAAAATAATCTCTCTGAAGAAG TTCTAGGAAAGATCCGAAGCGCGGTGGGAAGTGCACAGCTTTTGATGTCTCAGAAATTGAAGCAGTTCCACGGTCTCTGCGAACAGAATCTG aATCAGAATGCAAATCCACGACCTACGGCACAGGATCTAGCTGGTTTTTGGGATATGTTGCAACTTTCCATTGAAGATATTAGTTTGAAATTTGATGAACTTTATCATCTCAAGGCAAATGACTGGCAACTTGTTGAAATGCCAGAAAAGAAG GAAGAGAAAAAGCTGCCCCCTCCAGTGCCAAAGAAACCAGCAAAGACTAAAACTCCTTTAAATCGTGAAAAACTGACAGATTCAGCTGACAAGCAACGCCAGGAAGCTCGCAAGCGATTAATGGCAGCAAAACGAGCTGCTTCTGTCCGGCAGAACTCTGCAACAGAGAGTGCAGATAGTATTGAAATATATGTCCCTGAGGCACAAACCCGTTTGTGA